From a single Athene noctua chromosome 2, bAthNoc1.hap1.1, whole genome shotgun sequence genomic region:
- the NHLRC1 gene encoding E3 ubiquitin-protein ligase NHLRC1 isoform X2, which translates to MAAEDEAELSLLECRVCFERYGPGGQRRPRNLPCGHVLCRGCVGALGGPEGRRLECPFCRRVCGSAETSDCLPLLQLLEVLGPAGGSVPSALGRSGGGGAAGPAPAGLGLRLSLGGWGSLVNPTGVAACRRSGRLAVAHDGKKRIHVFGPSGSCLQRFGERGDAGNDIKYPLDVTVTSDGHVVVTDGGDRSVKAFDFEGRGVLAIREGFCLPWGVDATPESEVILSDSEAGALYRLTADFRKGELKKCQMLRSRLISPRGVAVSQTSGAIVVIEHLKAQGLNRGSTRVTIFSAEMDLVGQMDSFGFLHEKGDWLDEMIGEMEAPVQGCLNPAKIIAMEELPLMSELCKVNWCSKPIFSILLRALFSVRVYSHLY; encoded by the exons aTGGCGGCGGAGGACGAGGCGGAGCTGAGCCTGCTGGAGTGCCGGGTGTGCTTCGAGCGGTACGggcccggcgggcagcggcggccgcggAACCTGCCCTGCGGGCACGTCCTCTGCCGGGGCTGCGTGGGGGCCCTGGGCGGCCCCGAGGGCCGGCGGTTGGAGTGTCCCTTCTGCCGGCGGGTCTGCGGCTCCGCCGAGACCAGCGACTGCCTCccgctgctgcagctgctggaggtcctgggccccgccggcggcagcGTCCCCTCGGCCTTggggaggagcggcggcggcggggcggccgggccggccccCGCGGGCCTCGGGCTCCGGCTGtcgctggggggctgggggtcgcTGGTCAACCCCACCGGGGTGGCGGCCTGCCGGAGGTCGGGGCGCCTGGCAGTGGCTCACGACGGCAAGAAGAGGATCCACGTCTTTGGGCCGAGCGGATCCTGCCTGCAGCGGTTCGGGGAGCGGGGGGACGCGGGCAACGATATCAAGTACCCGCTTGATGTGACGGTCACGTCGGACGGGCACGTGGTGGTCACCGATGGCGGAGACCGCTCCGTGAAGGCCTTCGATTTTGAGGGAAGGGGGGTCCTGGCCATCCGGGAAGGTTTCTGTTTGCCCTGGGGCGTGGACGCCACCCCCGAGAGTGAAGTTATCCTGTCCGACTCGGAGGCAGGGGCTCTCTACCGCTTGACGGCCGACTTCAGGAAGGGGGAGTTGAAGAAGTGTCAGATGCTCCGGTCTCGGCTCATCAGCCCAAGAGGGGTTGCAGTCTCCCAGACCTCGGGTGCTATTGTGGTAATAGAGCACCTGAAGGCTCAAGGACTGAACAGAGGCAGCACCCGAGTGACGATATTCAGTGCAGAGATGGATCTCGTTGGCCAGATGGATAGCTTCG GATTTCTGCATGAGAAAGGAGACTGGCTTGATGAAATGATAGGAGAAATGGAAGCTCCAGTTCAAGGTTGCCTGAATCCAGCTAAGATCATTGCGATGGAAGAGCTACCACTGATGAGTGAGTTGTGTAAAGTGAATTGGTGCTCAAAGCCTATTTTTTCCATACTTCTGAGAGCACTCTTCTCTGTACGAGTTTATTCCCACCTTTATTAG
- the NHLRC1 gene encoding E3 ubiquitin-protein ligase NHLRC1 isoform X1 — protein sequence MAAEDEAELSLLECRVCFERYGPGGQRRPRNLPCGHVLCRGCVGALGGPEGRRLECPFCRRVCGSAETSDCLPLLQLLEVLGPAGGSVPSALGRSGGGGAAGPAPAGLGLRLSLGGWGSLVNPTGVAACRRSGRLAVAHDGKKRIHVFGPSGSCLQRFGERGDAGNDIKYPLDVTVTSDGHVVVTDGGDRSVKAFDFEGRGVLAIREGFCLPWGVDATPESEVILSDSEAGALYRLTADFRKGELKKCQMLRSRLISPRGVAVSQTSGAIVVIEHLKAQGLNRGSTRVTIFSAEMDLVGQMDSFGLNLLFPSKIYTTAVAFDREDRVIVTDVCSQAVICLGKPDEFPTFNPLISYGLSYPVGLTYMVNNSLAVLDSGDHSVKIYSST from the coding sequence aTGGCGGCGGAGGACGAGGCGGAGCTGAGCCTGCTGGAGTGCCGGGTGTGCTTCGAGCGGTACGggcccggcgggcagcggcggccgcggAACCTGCCCTGCGGGCACGTCCTCTGCCGGGGCTGCGTGGGGGCCCTGGGCGGCCCCGAGGGCCGGCGGTTGGAGTGTCCCTTCTGCCGGCGGGTCTGCGGCTCCGCCGAGACCAGCGACTGCCTCccgctgctgcagctgctggaggtcctgggccccgccggcggcagcGTCCCCTCGGCCTTggggaggagcggcggcggcggggcggccgggccggccccCGCGGGCCTCGGGCTCCGGCTGtcgctggggggctgggggtcgcTGGTCAACCCCACCGGGGTGGCGGCCTGCCGGAGGTCGGGGCGCCTGGCAGTGGCTCACGACGGCAAGAAGAGGATCCACGTCTTTGGGCCGAGCGGATCCTGCCTGCAGCGGTTCGGGGAGCGGGGGGACGCGGGCAACGATATCAAGTACCCGCTTGATGTGACGGTCACGTCGGACGGGCACGTGGTGGTCACCGATGGCGGAGACCGCTCCGTGAAGGCCTTCGATTTTGAGGGAAGGGGGGTCCTGGCCATCCGGGAAGGTTTCTGTTTGCCCTGGGGCGTGGACGCCACCCCCGAGAGTGAAGTTATCCTGTCCGACTCGGAGGCAGGGGCTCTCTACCGCTTGACGGCCGACTTCAGGAAGGGGGAGTTGAAGAAGTGTCAGATGCTCCGGTCTCGGCTCATCAGCCCAAGAGGGGTTGCAGTCTCCCAGACCTCGGGTGCTATTGTGGTAATAGAGCACCTGAAGGCTCAAGGACTGAACAGAGGCAGCACCCGAGTGACGATATTCAGTGCAGAGATGGATCTCGTTGGCCAGATGGATAGCTTCGGTCTGAACCTCCTTTTTCCCTCCAAAATATATACTACAGCTGTGGCCTTTGACAGAGAGGATCGTGTTATAGTAACGGATGTGTGTAGCCAGGCTGTAATATGCTTAGGGAAACCTGATGAGTTTCCCACCTTTAACCCTCTAATTAGCTACGGGCTTTCTTATCCTGTGGGACTGACTTACATGGTGAACAATTCCCTCGCTGTTTTAGACAGCGGTGATCATTCAGTAAAAATATATAGCTCTACCTGA